The following is a genomic window from Episyrphus balteatus chromosome 1, idEpiBalt1.1, whole genome shotgun sequence.
ttgaatttaaaacttgaatatcgaaaaagtctCAAAGCTGATACATTGACCGGATATGCTGATTCTGATTGGGCCGGAGATAAAAACGATTGCAAATCAACATCAGGCTTCATTTTTAAACTGTTTGGTAATACGGTGACTTGGTCAACACACAAACAACACACGATAAGTCAATCGTCAACAGAAGCCGAATATGCAGCACTCGTTGAAGCAATGAATGAAGCTGAATGGATTAAACAACTACTTCGTGAATTGGGTATCGAACCAAATGAACCAACCATCGTTTATGAAGACAATCAATCATGCATTAACGCAGCAGAAAAACCAAAGAATCATAAGCGATTGAAACATATAGCAGTGAAATTCCATGTGGTTCGAGATTCAATTGAAAAGGGATTTGTTAAGCTAAAATATATCCCAACGGGTGAACAAGCTGCAGATATAATGACCAAAGGACTTGGTCGAATTCAGTTCGAAAAGTTACGAACGTatttaaatttatgttaaatttttgtttttcttgatgtttatgaatttttattttttttaatttcttaaatattAATAGACACGGTAATTtatattcatataaaattaagaGGCGGTGTCAGATATAGTAATTTGTATTGAATATGAACTACTTGTGTATAAACTACTGTATATAAAAGTTTTcgagttttcattgaaaattgctttcaaaacttaaataatttaatttcaatttttcatgaGTTCAAATCTAAAAGCCGTGTAGATTATATCGCCAAAtactatttttcattttcttattaataaatatattatttcGTACCATTGTTAGAATTGGGTTTTATTTACAACAAACTCTCAGGCAGAAtcaacaaaaaagtatgatttcCTAAGtgcagttatttttttgttttatcagaataggtacatataccaagagaattttgaaaaagtggtCCATGAAATTTAAgccaaattcttaaaaaaatgtattatttatttattctattAACTGTATAGTGTGTTTATCTCTAAAAAAATAGAACGCGATCGAATCAGCTGGAATTGACAttttcaaaggagagatcctgagaaccccgtcaaaaaggCAATATGATACAACGTTTCAATACGatgtaagaaaaaagtaatcccctgaatacaatggtgtagccgAGGCTGTAGattgtagcgcaagttgaagaattGTCAACTTTTACCTCAGCTGCAATCTACTTTTGTAGGGTTTTCcctcaacaaaattttgacagtactacacgctacagccacagctataCCATTGTATTCAGTCAGAAAGTGCTAAAAACTCTTGTTGCaaacaaatgcaaaaacacaagCATTCTgttggcctcagaaatggaacaataccaAATCGGAAGGCTTGCCGCCGGTTTCTGTAGTCGAAGTGGGAatgttatgatcccctcgacatggAGATCGTTAGTTACAGCGCCGAAGAAATGGAAAGAGAAGAAGGATAACTGCATACTGGCCTTACAAATTTGCCCTTATTTATAGCATCCATCTTGAGCCATTTCCGACTTACCTCTAACTTCTATACCAATAgagacaaaaatttcaaatttgtaacATTTTTTAAGCTACTCCAAACCAATCACTTTTTACTTACACTTAGCATTAGTACTTTCTGAGATATATGgtttcaaaaatcacaaaaactcACTGACATCAAGATTATATAGCCTTTCCAATTATCatagaaacttaaaattttgcacagcgatTGGTCTTTTAGtgcataaaaagaaaaacaaattccaCTCAGAAGAAGTGGTAACCACCAATTTTcgatgaattttcatcaaacacATGTTacagagcacttctgattatttTAAAGCTTGAAACTCGTTAATATGGTAGtactggtagtttacacaaagataaaaagatataatttgagaatttttccCCAGGGGCGGGAAAAACATAACTTCCTACAaaaatgaccttggtagtatttttatacaaccaaaaacaccgaagttatgaagcttccaaaaacatgtaaaatttcggattttgcaatattttcagtttcttgtcacttaacagtgctataactctttaacaattgacttttacgcaaaagtcttcataatcaatcttatagacaatttaattacctaaaataaaatgtaaaccactttgattttgtgaattttGTGAACCGAGTTAGGACTAAAATAgtaaacaagtatttttgatagttttcgaaaattttttaactatccattaaatgaaggatttgtatcccacaaaaagtcgggtggttcttattctatatttatattttattggtagattgaaaaaaaaattcatagccacgccccctccgcccccttaaccatactccaaaaaccaattctgcattttttcagttttatgaagtttcataCATGAGTTGATGAGTTGACAAGTACGATTGAAGGAGGTTCAGCCTTATTGTTATATACAATAGGGTGCTccttagaaacaaaaaattggggacGCCCGGGCCCCCTAgaatggttccaaatcaggaaaaataagtcctaattttttcaaatttgtattcctaacccttcctgaccatatttctttaagaagtttatatcaaaaatccgccatttacccaacactggacacagaatatcgccCCTGCCATAGTAACTTCTTACcaaaatagggccaggaagggtcagagataaaaatttgaaaaaaatagggtttttttttctcgatttggaaccaatctagggggcgtcgcactcaattttcgaaaaagagtaaaataaggaccaccctaatatacaactatcaatcgatagttgatacaaatttaattttaatatcttattacttaattaaaaaaagttttgaaagcagataatggtcctagtcgttataaagaaatctaattacaaaattccagttgaccagttttcctataaattggtttaaaaatcccaaatttcagtatttatcaaaaatcgattgacagttgtaaatcacaatacgggtgattataaaattgataatagaacagtcaaatcctgttttcctaagaagtatggagaaggttaaaaggttgagagtagtcaaagcagcacagttttggaagtcattcggtctaatacagatgagtacccatcctctattttttgaaactgtaatactgaagaataagagtggccctttggataaatggaaaaggaaatGTTTGGCCTTATCCCATGCTGTTATAGCTGCTGCTCGTCCCCGATCCTTCCTTTTCCCCCTTCCTAAGCTTCTCATTGATATGATTAAATCCCTTGGCTTTTCATCAAGTCACAACGAGGCGCAGCTACTTTAAGTTTCTACTATCATGCAACCACAACCACCCCTGATTCAACTCGAACGTACGGATGCTTTCTTCCAGTTGCGCCAGAATTAGTATTTAAAGCAGGTACCATAGAGCTTGAAAGATTTTTGAGGAAGACATCAACTTACTATACCTAGGGCCGATAACGTGTACCTTCGAAAACCTGGGAGGATCAATTTATCTGATGAAttctcatttttcacattcaattctATGGAGAACGTCTTACTCATTCATGCCATAAATGAATGTGACACCACCTCAAACATctttgttttcggaaaaaaacaaattttgcaaaatgtttcaaaaacccctctgcaCTTGAAGCTGCAGAGAAGTTAAGGACCCAAATGCCAGAGTTCAGAAAGTATCGCAGGCGGAAGAACATATCTTGTTTATATTGTATGGAGAGGACAGTGGTCAATCTCTAAGCTCTcttcgatatttcaaatttatgagcagttcaacaaaacttaatttgtgCAAACTACCGGCTACAACAGATGCAGCACACTTTCATTTCCTCCGGACTTATCACCAGATCATGGCGTGGATGGGTATTGAGAAAAACCTCTGGAATGGGGCTGGACAAGAGGATGCCACGTATTGCAACCCATTAAAACTGTGCAAGATCCTGCTccccaaaaattgatgaaagctgTGTCATGCAAATGTCTATGTGCCTAGATGCATGGGAGCTGGCAGATGCAGGAAAGAGGGACTTAAATGTTCCACATTCTGTAAGTTTTGCTGTGGACAATCCTGTCAAAATCGTCCAcatgaattttttatgaagacgacgacgaagaagatcagatatcatcgatcaatttgaagaaaaattcaacaaagCCAAATTTTCTCATAATTCACCCTCTTCAACTCCACCTATTACTCCTATATTTCCCCACCTGCTACCTCACCACTCACTGTAAACGCATTATTTTGGACTAAAGgtcaaacaaaacatcaaattgaattaatttcataaagtccataaaacaaaaacaaattcttgtttacgttttcttcttcttcttaatatTTGCCAGACCACGGGCAATATTCTATTTAGGTGCacgaatttaatcaaattccccTAAAATAATATAGTTTACAGTGAGTTTTCACTGTAAAATATAATATGTGTTGGTAAtcatcaactaaaaattttgcgtataagaagggtacaacagcatcttactgatgagcccaactgttgtgcctgggcgaaacgcattattttggactataggtcaaacaaaacatcaaattgaattaatttcataaagtccataaaacaaaaacaaattcttgtttacgttttcttcttcttcttaatatTGGCCAGaccaaaaattacgacttccagccggccgcaaagtcgttaaGTCCACGCCCACAGCcgcaagccgcccgttcggttgtaaaaaaaacaatcattcatgttttttttaatgtttatattattatatcagtaacacatacatacaaatgtatgtatttatttaataaataatgagaagaagatggtaatggtttttttgtaaccccaattttattaacccaaattttgtataccgtataccggctttttgtgttgattgtgcattttgtaatttgcttcaatctctatattatttagttcatcaaaattgcaattagttcagtgccaataatttttgaaaataaaaaaattattagcagcatatgggtggttgaaaaatttaggataaaaggtatatgaaaggggaaaaataaattgcccacaaactaattggtggaaaagagtgggtgggcgaaaatggcggaaaaagctcataggaaatcttggtcgaaaacgtcaagttaagcttttttaagcatcctctacaacatatccagaATTTAgatttctcggtcattttgcatttctaagccgtttttttccgacataatgactggcctaggtatttttctttttgtttgtatcagCATTATCTTAACAAGCTggttcaaacaaaaagaaagatTGGCCGAGAACAGTACTGTGAAATTAcatacagttgtgttcaaaataatagtagtgcctgcaacaaaataacatttcttatatttacggtgcttctatggttaaaaatttaatttctttgatgtcaaagtttgtaacggtcaattactaataaatgtatcgtaattttaaagtgaaatagaaggtgccaaataatttttaaatgatttttggttgttctttcgaatttgacctgttcaaaataatagtagttaaagttattttttaagaatttaaaatcggtttataacttagaatatttatttttggtttaaaagtaagtactcatataatttgaataatttttcaacaaaaaacgatttgtttcggttttaatctatttaaagttcgaagagcaaaacactgcagttcggataacggaaacttatacgaaagctgcttgaagaagggaaaacctacttggaaattcaagtttatattaggatgGTCCCCTACGAATGTTagacactaatttgtacgcttgaagtccacgaaaagttccgctgttaacaaagaaatattttaaaatacttaaattttcgaccctccatgtttaactgtttccgtcgtatactttggaacatattccgtatttggtggacgtcggacgtattgtggagatccagtaccaccaaaggGGACAAATATGCTctcatcagtaaacaatatgttacgccattactttgctggccagtttatgtggtcttttacaaactggatacgctttttaacatgtttcgctgaacttttcgtggacttcaagcgtacaaattagtgtctaacattcgcctccgaatgttcactgcactgcaatgcaggcttaaagccttctggatgtgaaacaacgatgcagaaggctcaactttgctcgtctggacaatactcctgtcatctacgacggtcttttttctttttctaccgcgcgtttcgggtcttttgttgagtttattgcattggctaccattgtaggggaccATCCTAATATatccttgaatttccaagtaggttttcccttcttcaagcagctttcgtataagtttcctttatccgaactgcagtgttttgctcttcgaactttaaatagattaaaaccgaaacaaatcgttttttgttgaaaaattgttcaaattatatgagtacttacttttaaagcaaaaataaatattctaagttataaaccgcttttaaattcttcaaaaataactttaactactattattttgaacaggccaaattagaaagaacaaccaaaggtcaatgaaaaattatttagcaccttctttttcattttaaaactacgatacatttattagtaattgaccgttacaaactttgacatcaaagaaattaaatttttaaccgtagaagcaccgtaaatatagaaaatgttattttgttgcaggcactactattattttgaacacagctgtacatataattttgtattttaatgagTTTAATATGATCattcttttaactttttattgtttgttcaatgctcaattattatttgttgtttgaAGTATTATTGACCTATCTATGTATAATTTTATACATGCATTcatgatttttataatttttccatAAAGTTCTGATGAAGACTGTATTCATGGTCGAAACGTTGCATATCATAGTTATacctataattttgttttattaacctAGAGCCtgataaaaaaatgtcatgtGAAAGACATTTATATGCATCTGTTTTTAAATGTGATCTCATTGTCGTTAGCTTACAACGATGCAAGAATTACTTAACGCATATAATTTTTTGGTTGATATCAAGCAGTTGATCTTTAATGAATTACGTGAGACCAGATTTTCTTTACGAACATGTATTTGCATGTAtgaaactaataaaaagtttttatttcaataggTTTGCCTGATCCGTTTGCTAAAGTTGTCGTCGAGGGAACAGGACAAATTTATACAACCGATATAAGCAAATCGTCACTGGATCCAAAATGGAATGCCCACTATGACTTGTTTCTTGGTAGGGGAGATGTTATTAAAATAACTGTGTGGAATGATCGTAAAATACGAAAAGGAGGCGGATTTTTGGGTTGCGTCCGAATACCCGCACCGGTAATACAAAATCTCAAAGGAGCTGGATGTAAGTAGACATTTTTACTATTATTATTGTTCTATTGTTtatcaatttaaacaaaactttcaGTCCAACGTTTGGATTTGTGTAAGCAATCGCCAGATGATGATGATCTGGTTCGTGGTCAAATTATTATTGCACTACTTTCGAAAGACGGACCATGTGGAGGAAATCCTCTTGCGATTGTCGGACCAGGAGGTGATGTGCGTGGTCCATCAGAAGATAATTCTTCCGAAAATAGTCTTCCAGACGCTTGGGAGGAAAGACGTACCCCGAATGGGCGTGTATATTATGTTAATCATAGTACCAAATCCACTCAATGGGACCGACCGACACACTCAGAAAACGTACAGTTAAATGGAAACCACTCACAAGTGCAGCAAAATGTGCACCAACATATCGACACAAAAGGCGAGAAAGTTAAAGTCGCTCCTTCAGGGCCATCTTCCAAGCCGTCTACTTGTAACAACCATAGCAGTCGTGGAATTTTAGGCAATGAACAGCCATCTTCTCATTGGTATGCTACTGAGGAACTAACAAGTTCATCTGGAAAAGAAAACTGCAGTCCGGCAAGGTTGAATACCGAAACATCGAACGGAGAAAGTGTATTACCTTCGAAGAAAATCAACTCCCAAAGCCAACATATTTCTGTTGCAAGCGTAAGCAGTCCAACGCCAATTGATTCCACATATAATCAACTAAAATCGCCAAATAATCATTGCACACCGAGTTCTTCAAATTCGGTTAACAGTGCAACATCATCACGTTGCGTTAACGAAACAACACAAAGGAACTCGCAGGTCTTAGTTCAACTCCAtcaaccacaacaacaacttgCCCCGCATTCGATAGAAGAAAATAATGGGAAGAATGACAACCATAATGGTAAAAAGCAAAAACATTCAGCCACATCAACAATTCACGGACATATTATTACACCAACGCGCGTGAATTCACCTCAACGGAACAATCAAACTTCCCAAAATATAGAAAATGGAAATGCTAACCAAACACAAACAGTAATAACATTGAGTAGTAGAGATTTAAACAATTGCTTTGCAAATCAAAAGCAACCAACTGAAACGTCGCATGCAAACGGGAATGGTCAAAGTTCAATTCCTAACAACTCATTGAGTGCTAACGATGCAATGGCTAATGTTGGGGAAAATGAAGCAACACCTGCAACCAGCAACAACATTATGCCTAACAACACCAGCCAAGAAGGAAGTGGGAATGAACAATTACAGCGGGTTCGTAGTAGATCTACGAGAAGTGCAGAAGAATCAGCTAGAAGACGATTGCGTGGCAATCGTCCCAATGCTCTTGTAAGGAATAACACCAATACCAGACCGTTTATGGATCTTCCTTGTGGATATGAAATGCGTACCACTCAACAAGGGCAGGTTTACTTTTATCACATTCCAACTGGCGTTTCTACTTGGCATGACCCAAGGATTCCGCGTGATTTTGAAACTCAAAACTTTTCGTTAGATGCCTTGGGGGTTTTACCAAGCGGATGGGAACAGAGAAAAACTACATCAGGACGAGTGTATTTTGTTGATCACAACAATCGTACCACACAATTCACCGATCCTCGCCTCAATGGTCACATTCTTCAAATAATTCGTCGAACATCGAATCAGTTTGAAGTGCCCAGTAGAACAGCAGGTAATTTGGTTTGTTAAAAATCGTACGCAGGAGAATATAAGCAAGGTTAGGGCAAAGTATATAGTGATgagtaaaaaaaaccatcacCAACACAGTTGAAACATgagaaaactgaaatttttcaCATACGCCTCAGATTGTCATTCTTCGTTGCAAAATTCATAactttgacctttttttttaatttttaaatgaatccTAAAATGTATATCACGATTTTGCAATTATCATTCTCATCATACAGAGTCATTCAGGAGGACTGTGGCAAGAAAAGAGAGATGGGTATGAGAGAGGGGTCTATTCCCTCTCGTTTAGcggggaaaaattaaaaaaaaaaaattgactaaatttggaaacaaaaaattacacggtgttacaaaagtgaggtttcaaaatatacgcgggcggagatttatcaggttttgtagagctagtcgcactgattacgaaacggtatttgaaaatcccctaacacccccaaaatctggagttacgggcaaaaaacggttttttggaccttcacccattgaaaaaattctagcttcgacaattttttactcattttcgatttttttacagtttctgatagaagataaatataccttttcaacaatgtataaaacatgtaactcgtgTTTACCTCACACCGATCTTACCACTGGTGGGGGATCGATACAAGGAGAGAGAACTCGTTTAAATTGTACTAAAACTTATTCTGATTTATTGATTGAATCTTACTTCTATTTATACTACGATTTATGCTTAGTTTCATATAACTTCATTACAGATATTGCTTAACGATATTTTGAAACATAGTTCATTATAACATATTGCTTACTAATAATATATGTATTACTTTTTACGACAGAAAAACGCGGAAAGCAAAtcaaacataaataataaacaaaattaaaactaccAGTTTTGAGGAGATTCGTGAGTTGTTTTTTCTGTTCTCTTACTTCTTCAATTGAGTCTCCACCTGACATGACATCGTCCACATAGAAATCTGTTAATAGACTTTGAGCGGCTTGCGGATAATTCTTCCCTTCGTCTTCTGCCAGTTGTTTCAGTGTTCTTATAGCTAGATATGGTGCTGATGCTGTTCCATAAGTGACAGTGTTTAGTTCATATTCCATGATTTCTTCATTTGGGGAGTTTCTCCATAAGATACGTTGGTATTTACGATCTGGGATGTCGATTAAGATTTGTCGGTACATCTTCTGAATGCCAGCTGAGAATACAATTCTATGCTTTCGCCAATGTATGAGAATTAAAGTGAGGTCTTCTTGTATTTTGGGCCCTGTATGCATTTGTTGGTTAAGGCTGTTTTCTGTTGCAGATTTCGCTGAGGCATCAAATACTACCCTTAGTTTTGTAGTTGAGCTGTTCGGGTTACTAACAGCGTGGTGTGGTAGATAGTATGCCCCTTGTTCATTGCCTGTTATGCATTTGCTCATATGTCCTAACTCAATATACGCCTTCATAAACGTTTTGTAGTCTTCggctaatttttgattttttgcaaaGATTTTTTCCATGTGAAGTAATCTTGCAATCGCACTCTTCTTTGATTGATTGTTTGAAAGTTCCGGTTGAACTTCGAACGGTATCCTTACAATGTACCTTCCTTCATTGTTTCGAGATACAGTCTGCTGGTAATAGTCTTCGCATTTATTTGTTCGGCTTTCTTGTGTTTCATTTCTTAGGTCTTCAGTATTCCAGAACTTGCTTATTCGATTGTCCAAGTCAGTTAATGTGATATGACACGATAATTGTTGAGTGTTGTTGCCAGTTTTTCCAGATATAATCCACCCATAGATGGTTTGTTGGGCTATAGGTGAGCCTGGTTTTCCCTTGATGACTCCTTCCTGGAGTATTTTGGCAATCGCTTCAGCACCCACGATCATGTCGATTTTGCCTGGAATGTTGTATGTAGGATCAGCtagtattaatttttgtagGTGTTCCCACTCTGTTTTTATACGTGTAGATGAGAGTgtttttgtgacattttttaAGACATATGCAGTGGTACAGATGTTTGGATTGTTGCTTAGAGTGATGTTTACTTT
Proteins encoded in this region:
- the LOC129906875 gene encoding E3 ubiquitin-protein ligase SMURF2 isoform X1 gives rise to the protein MNKLDNPQKNGTHKIRITILCARNLARKDLFRLPDPFAKVVVEGTGQIYTTDISKSSLDPKWNAHYDLFLGRGDVIKITVWNDRKIRKGGGFLGCVRIPAPVIQNLKGAGFQRLDLCKQSPDDDDLVRGQIIIALLSKDGPCGGNPLAIVGPGGDVRGPSEDNSSENSLPDAWEERRTPNGRVYYVNHSTKSTQWDRPTHSENVQLNGNHSQVQQNVHQHIDTKGEKVKVAPSGPSSKPSTCNNHSSRGILGNEQPSSHWYATEELTSSSGKENCSPARLNTETSNGESVLPSKKINSQSQHISVASVSSPTPIDSTYNQLKSPNNHCTPSSSNSVNSATSSRCVNETTQRNSQVLVQLHQPQQQLAPHSIEENNGKNDNHNGKKQKHSATSTIHGHIITPTRVNSPQRNNQTSQNIENGNANQTQTVITLSSRDLNNCFANQKQPTETSHANGNGQSSIPNNSLSANDAMANVGENEATPATSNNIMPNNTSQEGSGNEQLQRVRSRSTRSAEESARRRLRGNRPNALVRNNTNTRPFMDLPCGYEMRTTQQGQVYFYHIPTGVSTWHDPRIPRDFETQNFSLDALGVLPSGWEQRKTTSGRVYFVDHNNRTTQFTDPRLNGHILQIIRRTSNQFEVPSRTADEGFSVPNHSYRDGSSNVASNTAANASGASSANHRNLTTSASTPEPFQPHQHNQPVPDLPQGLLEGADLLPKYRRDLVGKLRALRNELQILQPQSGHCRLEITRTEIFEESYRLIMKMRPKDMRKRLMVKFKGEEGLDYGGVAREWLYLLSREMLNPQYGLFQYSRDDHYTLQINPDSGVNPDHLSYFHFVGRILGIAVFHGHCMDGGFTTPFYKQLLNKPITLNDIEGVDPDLHRSLTWMLENNISGIIESTFSVENNSFGVLKVHELKPSGATIGVTEENKREYVKLYVNYRFMRGIEQQFLALQKGFCELIPSQLLRPFDERELELVIGGISSIDVNDWKKNTRLKHCSPDVPQVIWFWQVVESYSSEMRARLLQFVTGSSRVPLQGFRALQGSTGAVGPRLFTIHLTADVPTQNLPKAHTCFNRIDLPPYETYQLLCDKLTQAVEETCGFAVE
- the LOC129906875 gene encoding E3 ubiquitin-protein ligase Smurf1 isoform X2; this encodes MNKLDNPQKNGTHKIRITILCARNLARKDLFRLPDPFAKVVVEGTGQIYTTDISKSSLDPKWNAHYDLFLGRGDVIKITVWNDRKIRKGGGFLGCVRIPAPVIQNLKGAGFQRLDLCKQSPDDDDLVRGQIIIALLSKDGPCGGNPLAIVGPGGDVRGPSEDNSSENSLPDAWEERRTPNGRVYYVNHSTKSTQWDRPTHSENVQLNGNHSQVQQNVHQHIDTKGEKVKVAPSGPSSKPSTCNNHSSRGILGNEQPSSHWYATEELTSSSGKENCSPARLNTETSNGESVLPSKKINSQSQHISVASVSSPTPIDSTYNQLKSPNNHCTPSSSNSVNSATSSRCVNETTQRNSQVLVQLHQPQQQLAPHSIEENNGKNDNHNGKKQKHSATSTIHGHIITPTRVNSPQRNNQTSQNIENGNANQTQTVITLSSRDLNNCFANQKQPTETSHANGNGQSSIPNNSLSANDAMANVGENEATPATSNNIMPNNTSQEGSGNEQLQRVRSRSTRSAEESARRRLRGNRPNALVRNNTNTRPFMDLPCGYEMRTTQQGQVYFYHIPTGVSTWHDPRIPRDFETQNFSLDALGVLPSGWEQRKTTSGRVYFVDHNNRTTQFTDPRLNGHILQIIRRTSNQFEVPSRTADEGFSVPNHSYRDGSSNVASNTAANASGASSANHRNLTTSASTPEPFQPHQHNQPVPDLPQGLLEGADLLPKYRRDLVGKLRALRNELQILQPQSGHCRLEITRTEIFEESYRLIMKMRPKDMRKRLMVKFKGEEGLDYGGVAREWLYLLSREMLNPQYGLFQYSRDDHYTLQINPDSGVNPDHLSYFHFVGRILGIAVFHGHCMDGGFTTPFYKQLLNKPITLNDIEGVDPDLHRSLTWMLENNISGIIESTFSVENNSFGVLKVHELKPSGATIGVTEENKREYVKLYVNYRFMRGIEQQFLALQKGTRNK